Within Psychrobacter sp. AH5, the genomic segment TGTCTTACCATCGGCTAGCACGCCAATAGTATCGGCGGTCAAAATAATAATAGGCTCAGAAGTAGTAAAGTTCTGACCTTCTTCGATGTGCGACGAGGCTTGCAAGTTTAATTGCTTAACAGCAGCGACAGACTTGTCTTTGACCATGCGTTTTATATAAGCGGTTGGCAACTCATTAGCTAATGGCGTCTCATCGATATCGACACTCAGTGTACTAAAACTCAATTGGGCAGAATCTAATAGCTCACGCCGACGCGGTGAACCGGAAGCTAAGAGGATAGTCATAATAACTCTCTTATTTATTTATCATTAAAAAGGGTTCTAGAGAGGCTAGCGGGTAAATTTGCGCAGTGCTAGCAATACTAGCGGCCAACTAACGATACTTAATACTAAAGAAAAAGCCGACTGCGCCACAAAGGTACTTTGGGTAATGATTTGCAATATCCAAAGAGTCAATTGAAAAACAAACAAACTCAAGGCCGCAACCAGCCAAGCGCTAAGGGTGTTTAATTGCTTAAGATAAAAGCTTGTGAGTCTAATAGCAAAGGCCATTATTACAGCGGCAAAGGCTTGTTGTCCAAGTCGACTGTCTGTCAACAAATCAGCGATAAGACCGACTGCAAAAGCAATAAACACGCCTACATAACGAGGTTGAAACAGCAGCCAAAAAACAAGCACCATAATCATAAACATCGGTCGTAGAGTCGAGAGGTACTGACTTAATGGATAGACACTGAGTGAGGAGGCGACTATTAAGCTTAGCGCAATAGCGCTCAGTAATAGACCAGTAGGATGTTCAGAGTCCGGATACGCCATAAATGCTACCTTTGCGTGTATTTAGTCAGTGATGCTTATAGGTTTACCGAACAGCGAATGCTATAAATAAAGGATTATTGACACTAAAACTATCAATTACTAGCTACCCAATTAATCTATGAATCAATCAATGTATCAATCAATGTATCAATCATTAGCTTGATTGATAGCTGAGTCATTTTTGTCTTGTAACACGAGTACATAGGCATTATCGATAAAGTTAGCCGCAGGCGTTACCTCAATAGTTTTGAAATTATCCGCTTGAGTATCTTCAATATGAGCAATAGTGCCCACGCGGTACCCTGCTGGAATACGGCCCCCTAAACCTGATGATATCAAAGTATCGCCAACACGCACATCTGAGGTCTTAAACACATAATTAAGGCTCAACGAAGTAGGCAGCCCTACGCCTGTGACAATAGCACGTTGGCCAGTACGCTTGACGGTGACCGCTACTGACTGCTGCTCATCACTAATTAGCAAGACGCGGCTAGTATTAGGATAAACGTTAATAACCTGTCCTAATATGCCGTTTTCATCAATAACCGTTTGCGCCACTTTCACCCCATCACGCTCGCCTTTATTAATCACCACGATTTGCTTGAGCAAATTGGTATCGGTCCCGATAACTTGCGCTAAATTAAGATCAAACTGCTCGGGTCTGGTGGTCGATAAGATGCCTTGCAATCGCGCGTTTTGCGCTAAGATATAATCTTGCTGCTGCAATTTGGCCTGGGCATGTAATAATTGTGATTTGAGCTGTACGTTTTCGCGACGCAGCGACTCTTTTGATTCCAAACTGCCGCTAGCCCAGTGCTTGGCATAACTGGGTAATAAAGACGATTGATAGATAGGCTGCATGGAGGCGTGGCTAGTATCGCGTACCGGATTAAACCATTCTGGATTTTTACTATCAAACCACATCAAAACCATAGCTACTATCAGCACGATAGCAGTCTTACGTAGTGATAACGGTTGACGAGTAAAAATACTTGGAGTCATATAAAGTCTAATGTCATTAAAGCGTATAAATAAAGTAATAGGTGTTTGCAACTGATAGTCAAGGCTAATAGCAATAAAGGCCGTCTTATTGACCGCCTTTATTGATTTATCAAACGATTAAAGCTATTACTGGGCGGGTTAGACAAAAATCATATTCAGGCTTTTATTATTAATAAAATCTAGTGCCATGCCGCCGCCGCGACTCACACAAGTCAACGGATCTTCAGCGACAGTTACCGGTAGTCCCGTCTCTCTAGAGATCAGCTTATCTAAATCGCGTAACAAAGCGCCGCCGCCGGTCAAGACAATACCGCGCTCAGCGATATCGGAAGATAGCTCAGGCGGAGTCTGCTCAAGCGCTGCTTTTACCGCACTAACGATACCACTTAGCGGATCACTTAGCGCTTTTTGAATCTCTTGCGAATTGATCGTAAAAGTCTTTGGCACTCCTTCTGCCATACTACGACCACGAACTTCTACCTCAAGCTGCTCTTCTTCATTGAGCGCAGAGCCGACCTCGGTTTTGATACGTTCAGCAGTGGTCTCACCAATCACGCAGCCATGCGTACGGCGCACATGAGTAATAATAGCCTCATCAAAGATGTCGCCGCCAATACGGATAGATTCGGCGTAAACACAGCCTGATAGCGCGATAACGGCAATCTCAGTAGTACCGCCGCCGATATCGACAACCATAGAACCGCTAGCTTCATGGACGGGCATGCCAGCACCGATAGCCGCCGCCATTGGCTCCTCTAACAATAATACTTTACTTGCGCCAGCTGAAGACACCGCTTCACGAATGGCTTTACGCTCTACTAGCGTCGACTTGCAAGGAACACAGACCACTACATTAGGCTGAGCTAAAAAACGTTTGGCTTTTACCTTACTAATAAAATGCTTAAGCATCTTTTGGGTGACTTCAAAATCTGCAATCACCCCGTCTTTTAGCGGACGTATAGCAGTGATATTGGCAGGCGTACGACCTAGCATTTGCTTGGCATCGATACCTACAGCGGCAACCGTTGGATTCTGAGTACGGTTACTACGCAAAGCAACCACCGTAGGCTCATCGAGTACTACCCCTTTACCAGGGATAAAAATTAAGGTGTTGGCAGTGCCAAGATCAATGGCGATGTTACTTGATAAAAATCCAAACAGGTTCATGACTAATATATCCAGCGCTTTACAAATTAAGGCAAATGAGGCGAATGAGGCGGCTAAGGTATACTCATTGCATCGAGAGGTCGGTATTTACCGCCTATGGTAACGAAAGCTTACCTGCGCAACAAGTCGAACCTAAACTACAAAGATTAAAGTGGGCTAAATTATACCGATTTAGCACAAAAAAAACATAGCTATTTGCATAGGTAATGCAATAAAAACTATCTTAAATGCTAGAATTTGTTACCAAAATGCAAGCGATGCTCATAATAGTCCCTATTCATACAATATAAGCGCTAAGCTTGCGCTGCTAGTTTTATTCACCTAGGTCACTTACCATAACGCATTTATCACCATAATCGTTAAGCTTTTGATAATAAATACTATTTATTTGTCTGTAGTATCATTGATAACTAAGCTTAAAGGTGAAATCATCAAAGATTAGCGGCTAATCTGGCGCGCTACTCTGTAAACTTAAGCTAGATGCTTTATAATGAGCTCATAGTAATACCTAGTTGGCGTCTATAAATGCAGGCTTATCAAAAAGCTGTCATGATGGCGACTCTCTGGTATCGATTCATTCTTACAAAACGCATTTAACCTAGCTTTTAGTTGGAGAAATTATGTCATCGCAATCGCCCGATAAAACCTCTATTGAACATGATCAAGTTAGCCGTGAGGAGATTTTGGAAATCGCTACTCTAGCGCGTCTAGGTATCGACGAGAATACCGCTGGAAGCTACGCTAATGATATTAGCAAAGTACTGGGCTTGATGAAGACTCTTGGCAGCGTTGACACCACTGGCGTCACTGCTTTACCAAATATCCATGAAGTTTGCCAAGAGCTGCGTAGTGATGTAGCTAAGCACGATATTGATCGCGCGCGTAATCAGTCTATGGCGCCTGCAGTAGAAGATGGGCTATATCTAGTACCGCAAGTTATCGAATAATCTATAGCTAGCAGCCTGTTAATGGGCTCTACTATGACCCTCTCGTTTAGCTTTATATAAGTTACCTTTATAACTATAACGGACGACCCCTTATGTCTGAGATGCATCTATTAACTACCGAGCAGCTGATTACCGGCTTGCAAAACAAACAATTTAGTAGCGCAGAATTAACCGAACATTATATTAAGCGTATAGAAAGCTTAGATAATAAAATTAATAGCTTTATTACTACTACCTTTAACACCGCTCGCGCGCAAGCGCAGGCAGCCGATGGCATGCGCGCCCAAGGTGATAAACGGACGCTGCTAGGCGTACCAATGGCGCATAAAGATATCTTTTGTACCCAAGGAGTGCTCACCACTTGTGGCTCAAAAATGCTGCATAACTTCATCTCGCCTTACGATGCAACCATTGTTACTAATATCCGCGAAGCTGGAATGATTAATTTGGGCAAGCTTAATATGGATGAGTTTGCGATGGGCTCAGACAATAGCAGCTCTTATTATGGCAAAGTACAAAACCCTTGGAATCTTGAGCATGTCCCTGGTGGTTCCTCAGGCGGTAGTGCCTCAGCGGTCGCAGCAGGCTTTGTACCGCTAGCAACAGCTAGTGACACGGGCGGCTCTATTCGTCAACCCGCCTCATTCTGCGGCTTGACGGGTATTAAACCTACTTATGGCCGAGTCTCACGCTTTGGCATGATTGCTTATGCTTCGAGCCTCGATCAAGCTGGTACTATGGGTCGTAGCGCTAAAGACTGCGCTTACCTGTTGCAGCCGATGGTCAGTTATGATGTACGTGATGCCACCTCAGTCAAACATGATATTCCAGATTATGTACAAGATATCAAGGACGCCGAGGCCAATGCTGGCGACAAGCCTTTCGCCGGACTACGGATTGGGGTAGCAAAAGAGTACTTCACTGAAGGTTTAGATCAAGAAGTCGAACAAACAGTACGAGCAGCTCTCAAGCAATATGAAGAGCTTGGCGCTACTATTGTAGAGGTCAATATTACCAATCCGGATGTGACGCTCGCGACTTATTATATGCTTGCTCCTGCTGAGGCCTCTTCAAACTTATCACGCTTTGATGGCGTGCGCTTTGGCTATCGCTGTGAAGACCCTAAAGACTTGACGGATCTTTATACGCGTACGCGTTCTGAAGGCTTTGGCGCTGAGGTGCAGCGCCGTATCTTGACCGGTACTTACGCGCTATCAGCAGGCTACTTCGATGCTTACTATATCAAGGCACAAAAGGTGCGCCGTATGATTGTTGAGGATTTCAAAAAGGCTTTTGCTAATTGTGATGTTATTGCTAGCCCAACCGCCCCAACTGCGGCTTATAAGCTTAGCGATAATCTAGATCCTGCTTCTATGTATTTAGGCGACGTCTATACTATCGGCGTCAATTTGGCAGGTTTACCAGCGCTTAGCCATCCTGTAGGCCTGACTTCTAAGGGTTTGCCAGTAGGTTTACAGCTTATCGGTCAATATTGGCAAGAGAGTAAACTACTTAGTACCACGCATTTATTCCAATTGCACACCGATCACCATTTACAACATTCTGCTATCGCCAAGGAGACAGTATAATGACTACAACAACAGCGACTAACGATAGCACTCAAGCCATCCGTAAAGACTTGCTAATTGATGGCTATGAAGTCGTCATCGGTATCGAAATTCACTGCCAGCTCAACACGGAAAGTAAAATATTCTCTAGTGCGCCAACTGATTTTGGTCATGAGCCAAACACTCAAGCTAACATTGTCGATTTAGGTCTGCCAGGTGTGTTACCGGTACTCAATCACGGTGTGGTCGAGCGTGCGCTAAAGTTCGGTATTGGCGTTAATGCAGAATTAGGCTTATTTAATACCTTTGATCGTAAGAACTACTTTTATCCAGACTTGCCCAAAGGTTATCAAATCACCCAAATGGCCAATCCTATAGTTGGTAAAGGCTATATTGATGTCGTGGTCAATGAGGGCGAAAAGAACGAGTACCCTAAACGTATGGGTATCACCCGCGCGCACTTAGAAGAAGATGCTGGCAAGTCGGTACATGATGCCGTAGAGGGTATGACTGGCGTTGATCTCAACCGTGCCGGCACGCCACTCGTCGAGATCGTCTCTGAGCCAGATATGCGCTCAGCCGCTGAGGCCTTAGCTTATATCAAAGCTATTCATCAGCTGGTCACTTGGCTTGGCATCTCAGACGCTATTATGGCTGAAGGCTCATTCCGCTGCGACTGTAACGTCTCTGTGCGTCAGCCAGGGGAAGAGCTTGGTACGCGTACGGAGCTTAAAAACCTAAACTCGTTTCGCTCTATCGAACGCGCTATCGCTCGCGAGATTGAACGTCAAATCGATATTGTCGAGGACGGCGGCAAAGTGGTACAAGCCACTATGCTTTATGATGCTGATAAAGACGAAACTCGCGTCATGCGTACTAAAGAAGATGCCAATGATTATCGCTACTTCCCTGATCCTGATCTATTGCCAGTGCGTATCGAACAACATACCGTTGATGAAATCAAAGCCGCTATGCCTGAGCTGCCAGTAGCGCGCCGTGCCCGTTTTGAGGATGAGCTTGGCTTATCAGAATATGACGCGCGTATCTTAACTGGCAGTCGTCAAATTGCGGACTACTTTGAAGATGTGGTAAACGAGGTCGGTAAAGACAACGCCAAAACCGCAGCTAACTGGGTCATGGGCGATCTACTTGGTGCGCTTAATAAGGACGATAAAGAAATCACCGACTCGCCTATCAGCGCTAAGCAAATGGCGGGACTGCTGGCACGACTATTTGACGATACTTTATCGGGTAAACTTGCCAAAAAAGTCTTTAGAGCTTTATACGAACGCGCGGGCGGTGATAGCGATGATGCCGCTGATAAAATCATCAAAGATAAAGGACTAAAGCAAGAAACTGATACCGGCGCGATTAAAGCTATTGTCGAAGAAGTCATCGCAAATAATCAAGCGATGGTCGATGAATATAAAGGTGGTAAAGAAAAAGCCTTTAACGGTCTAGTCGGTCAAGTGATGAAAGCTAGCCGTGGTAGTGCTAATCCGCAACAGGTCAATCAGATCTTAAAAGAGCTGCTTGGTTAATACCCACTCTAGGATAACACGGCATCAAGTCTTAACGACTGCTATCGCCAAAATTAGTTTGCAATGGTTAGCTAGGATAATTAGCCCTTGCAATCTAAATAAATTTGGGTAGAATAGCAATCATTCGGGGCGTAGCGCAGTCTGGTAGCGCACTACACTGGGGGTGTAGTGGTCGCAGGTTCAAATCCTGCCGTTCCGACCAAACACTGAGATTAAGAAGAAGCCAATCATTGTTATCAATGGTTGGCTTTTCTGTTTAGGCGACTTATTAATATCAAAAAGAAGCCTTAGTAATAGCGCTGAGCTCTTCATTAATGATAAAAGTTTTAGCTCGAATACCGCTAAAGCCAAACGACTGCAAACGCTCGGTATGTTTAGCTTGATATCTATTGGCATCTGCTAAGTTATCAAAAACATATATACCGCCTGCCTCTTGCGTTTCTTCGTTCTCCGTCCACAGCTTATAGACCAAACCGTCCTCGGTAGCGATGTCTTTGGCAAGATCTTGCATCTGCTCAAAAAACGCATCACCAAAAGGGCCTGTATATGGAAAGTCCATCTGTAAAAGGTATTTCATTTTTTATTCCTATTATTAATTAAAAACTCTCAACATTATACAATTTATTAAATTATAGGCGATATTAGGGTTTTGTCAATTAAGGCAAAGATAGCACAACTCACTATAGACTTTTAGCCAGCGAGCGGTTAGGTTAAATACTTCGTTAACGACTTTGGCTTATACTATGTTCAAGCTAGCGACTCAGCCGCTCTCTAACTTTGTTTTGGATAAAGACTATGCTCCATGGGAGGTTTTTCGTCGTCCCTTCGTGCGTGATCTAGCATACGTTCTCGCTTGCCCTAACGTTTTGACTCAGTGGATTGACTTCTCGCCGCATCAAAATACTCATCCTATTGCCGTACATAATAGCGAATTTTGGACAATGCAGTTTGAGGCTTACAAATCACGTTTGGATGAGTTAGATGCCACTAATGCTTATCAGCAGTTGACGCGCTACTTACTATCGCGTCCTAGCCCGAATCGTTTAGGCTTTCATTTTGAGGGCTTATTATCATTTTGGTTAGAGGACGGCTACGCACGTGGATTACACCCTTATGAGACGCTTGCAAGTAATATTCAGCTATATAACGGCAAGCAGACCGTCGGTGAGCTGGATTTGATTCTCTATAATCATACAGACAAGCTGACTGAGCATTGGGAGTTAGCGATTAAATTTTTTATAGGTTCAAAGCCCTTTGCGCCTACTGATTGGGTTGGTATTAATTCTAATGATAATCTACAGCGCAAAATGACTTATATGCAAAATAAGCAATTTCGCGCCATTTGGGTAGATACTAAGGATCATGGCCGCGTCAAGATTGATAAGCGCTATGGGATAATAAAAGGACGCTTCTTTTTGCCAATGGGCATGACTGATTTTACTTATCCTAAGTGGTTGGCTACAAATTTTCCTATGCATCAGTGGTGCGATATAAACGATAACAGCAGTCTTGCTAAGCTTAATTTGAGCCACTTACGCTTCGCGCACTATATAGAATGGTTTACCAAACGCGATTTTTATGATGGTCAGCACTCTTTACCTACTTGGCCAGACGATAAGCAACCTAGGACTGGGTTATATTTTGAAAACGACTGTCCTATCGTTATTTATCCTAGGCAAACTGCTTATGATAAATAGCAGTCTTAAAACTACTCATCAATAATTCTCAATCACCTGCATGATCTCATATCTAAGCATATCAGCGCTAGGCATACGCTCGGCATGAAAACGTACAATTGCGATACCCGCACTCGCTAGCGCTTTATCTTTTTTGTCATCGGCTTTTTGCCGTGACTTACTACTATGCGTCCAATCGTCCAATTCTATGGCGACTAAAGTAGTTTGCGCGTCGATATCGGTAATCACGTAGTCAACGCTTTGCCGACAGATACGGTTGAACCAAAAGCTGCGCTCGCTCGCCTCTTCACTATTAGCCTCAATAATACGCGAGAGCTGTACTTGCACAAAGATATGATATTCAGGTAAAGCATTTTTGAGTTTATTAAAAAATATAACTTCGGTGTCAGTCATAATAGGCATCGGCGCAAAAGGCCAAATCGCTAAGTCATCACCGCGTACCGGCTGCGGATCTGGCTGTGCTTTATTAGAGCTTGCTTGCCGTTTTAGCACCGCTATCAGACCTAAAAATCCGATAGCAGCGAGCAAAAATATAATGCCAATTGACATAGGTTTACCTTATAAGGTTCAAAGCGACGTCCCAGCCTTGGTAGGCTGATAGGTCATACAGTAGTAAATAGAATATGACTAGCACAAGCAGCCGTTATCGTAGCTAAGCTTGCGATGATCAGCAATACATAAAATAAAAAACACGACAGCAAATGTCGTGTTTAGGCTAAATAAGTGAGTGACTACTTTTGATAAGATCAATACTTACCAATATTTGACCCACGCCCCACTAGTGTCTACTTTGGGATCATTATTAATCTTATCTTTTAGCGCTAAGGCAGCTACTTTACCACGCTCGGGACCAACGACGACGCGTACACCGCGACTGGTTTTGCTAGTAGTAACTTGATATCCAGCCTCTCTAAATTTCTTAGCAACTTTTTCGGCAGCCGCTTGATCGCTTGCTAGCGAAACTTGAACGCCAAAGCTACCTTTTGCATCAGTCTCCTTGACTTCCTTACGTGCCTCTATCAGACGCTGCTGAGCCTCACGTTTGGCCTGAGCCTGCGCTTTTTCTTGTTCACGCTTGCGCTCAGCTTCTGCCGCCTCACGTTCTAGACGCTGAATCTGTTTGCGCGAAGGGATAGTAATGGTTTGACCTAACTGTAGTGTTGCTGAGGGTGAAGTATTATTAGCCTGCGCCAAAGCTTCGACAGGAACATTGTATTGACGTGCCAATTTGATCAGGCCGTCACCTGATTTAACCGTATAGTCGGTAGGCGAGCTTGGTGGCTCAGTTTTAGCCGCTTGTGCTTTTTGCTCAGCTGCTTTTTGCTCAGCTTTTTGCTTAGCAAGAGCCTTTTCTTTAGCTTTAGCTTCGGCCTCTGCTTTTTGTTGGGCGGCTTGTTGACGCTCTACTACTCGCTTGGCTTCTGCCAACTTATTAGCCTCTGCCGCTTGCTGTTGAGCCTTAGCAGCGTTAGTGTCAGTTGTTGTACTAGTTTGTGACACAGCAGTGTTAGAAGTCTCTGTACGCGGCTGCATGCTAGGCGTTGCTAGCGTTTCTTCACTAACCTTATCAACGACAACTTCTGGGGTATTATTATCGATATATCGTTGGTTTTCAGCTCGCGACTTGGCTAGCGCTGTCGCTTCTGCCGACTCTTGCTCAGCCAAAAACTGTTTGGCCCGCTTTTCTTGCTCAGCCACACGCATAGCACGCTCTTTTTGTTTTTGTGCCAGCAGCTTTTTTTCGGTATCAATATCTGTAGTCAGTGGTGCCGTTGTCGCTGGTTCAGTAGTTGAGCTCGCTACTATAGCAGGCGCAGTTACATTGTTATCACTAGTACCAATCTGCTGCACCATAGCGTATAACATCACGCTACCACCAATAATCATTCCTATGCCCAATAAGGCTTGTCTAGAAAAATTCATCCGTTTAAATTCCTTAGTTGGTAAAAATGATCACCTAATAAACCTGTATTCAAGCAGTAGTATCTAAAGCTTTACTATACATCAACGCTGTTTTTAATATAAACCATTTGTCGCCTAAAGCTATCACAAGCTTAGCAAAGCGCTTTGATTATAAAACAATTTTTTGACATTGTCTGCTATCGTGCTATTGCCACCTTCTATAGAAAATCTAGTCAAAAACTCTTTAACTAGCAGGCTGTATTGCCAAAGCGGCAAGCGCCTCGCCAATAGTATGAAACGAGCCGCAAACTAAGAGCAAATCTTCAGGCTGGCTGGCTTGGATTATAGCATCGGTCGCTTGTGACAAATTATCAAAGGCGTTAATTTTACTACTATCGACGTGAGGGTTTAGCGCTTCGGTCAATTGCTCAACACTGGCTGCCCGTGGATAATCAATCTCAGCGATATACCAATCCGTAATAGGTAAATTGGCTTGCGTTAAGCGTTTCACCACTAGCTCGATATCTTTATCTCCGAGCATTGAGAATAACAGCTTAATATTTGCCGTTTTATGGTCCGATAAACGCTCTACATGCTGCTGCCACAAGGGTAATAATTGCGATAGCATAAACTCCACACCATGCTCATTATGCGCCACATCAAATAGCCAGTGGCGGTTAGCCCATTGACGATAATCAAAGCGACCAGCCAATTTGACGGTTTTTAGCGCTTGTTTAATAGCGCTAATATCGACATTTAATGGACTGGCCAGTACTGCCGACAACCCATTAGCTGTATTCATCAATGACAGCTTAGGACGCGGCAGCTGTAAAGTAACGGCAGCATTACTATACTGCCACTCATGCTCTTGGTTACTGTTATCAAAGCCTAATTCACGATAATAAAAATCTGTACCAACTTGATAACAAGTTACTTTATGCTGCTCAATGCGCTGTTTTACGCTATCTGGCATCTCAGTTGAGCCATAAATTAAGCTAATATTATCGCGTAAAATGCCCGCTTTCTCGCGGCCTATATCCTCTATGTTATCGCCTAACCAATCGACGTGATCGATGCCAATGTTGGTAATGACTGCCATATCAGCGTCAATGATATTGACCACATCTAAGCGTCCGCCTAAACCGACTTCTAACACCCAAACATCGCAGTCGACCTCTGCAAATATCAATAACGCCGCTAAAGTTGTCATCTCAAAAAAAGAAAGGGTCAGCGCGCAAGCTAATCTTGCCAACTC encodes:
- the mreD gene encoding rod shape-determining protein MreD produces the protein MAYPDSEHPTGLLLSAIALSLIVASSLSVYPLSQYLSTLRPMFMIMVLVFWLLFQPRYVGVFIAFAVGLIADLLTDSRLGQQAFAAVIMAFAIRLTSFYLKQLNTLSAWLVAALSLFVFQLTLWILQIITQSTFVAQSAFSLVLSIVSWPLVLLALRKFTR
- a CDS encoding monooxygenase, translated to MKYLLQMDFPYTGPFGDAFFEQMQDLAKDIATEDGLVYKLWTENEETQEAGGIYVFDNLADANRYQAKHTERLQSFGFSGIRAKTFIINEELSAITKASF
- a CDS encoding LysM peptidoglycan-binding domain-containing protein, with protein sequence MNFSRQALLGIGMIIGGSVMLYAMVQQIGTSDNNVTAPAIVASSTTEPATTAPLTTDIDTEKKLLAQKQKERAMRVAEQEKRAKQFLAEQESAEATALAKSRAENQRYIDNNTPEVVVDKVSEETLATPSMQPRTETSNTAVSQTSTTTDTNAAKAQQQAAEANKLAEAKRVVERQQAAQQKAEAEAKAKEKALAKQKAEQKAAEQKAQAAKTEPPSSPTDYTVKSGDGLIKLARQYNVPVEALAQANNTSPSATLQLGQTITIPSRKQIQRLEREAAEAERKREQEKAQAQAKREAQQRLIEARKEVKETDAKGSFGVQVSLASDQAAAEKVAKKFREAGYQVTTSKTSRGVRVVVGPERGKVAALALKDKINNDPKVDTSGAWVKYW
- the folC gene encoding bifunctional tetrahydrofolate synthase/dihydrofolate synthase, whose translation is MASSFNSSPFTSPNRNSSLTEWLNYMQQIHVSAIDMGLSRVLPVAEHLGIVQSAKEDTYVFMVAGTNGKGSTTAMISEICQAAGYKTALYQSPHLSIFNERVRINGQMVSDDTLIAAFHKVELARLACALTLSFFEMTTLAALLIFAEVDCDVWVLEVGLGGRLDVVNIIDADMAVITNIGIDHVDWLGDNIEDIGREKAGILRDNISLIYGSTEMPDSVKQRIEQHKVTCYQVGTDFYYRELGFDNSNQEHEWQYSNAAVTLQLPRPKLSLMNTANGLSAVLASPLNVDISAIKQALKTVKLAGRFDYRQWANRHWLFDVAHNEHGVEFMLSQLLPLWQQHVERLSDHKTANIKLLFSMLGDKDIELVVKRLTQANLPITDWYIAEIDYPRAASVEQLTEALNPHVDSSKINAFDNLSQATDAIIQASQPEDLLLVCGSFHTIGEALAALAIQPAS
- a CDS encoding DUF2726 domain-containing protein, encoding MSIGIIFLLAAIGFLGLIAVLKRQASSNKAQPDPQPVRGDDLAIWPFAPMPIMTDTEVIFFNKLKNALPEYHIFVQVQLSRIIEANSEEASERSFWFNRICRQSVDYVITDIDAQTTLVAIELDDWTHSSKSRQKADDKKDKALASAGIAIVRFHAERMPSADMLRYEIMQVIENY
- the gatA gene encoding Asp-tRNA(Asn)/Glu-tRNA(Gln) amidotransferase subunit GatA, which produces MSEMHLLTTEQLITGLQNKQFSSAELTEHYIKRIESLDNKINSFITTTFNTARAQAQAADGMRAQGDKRTLLGVPMAHKDIFCTQGVLTTCGSKMLHNFISPYDATIVTNIREAGMINLGKLNMDEFAMGSDNSSSYYGKVQNPWNLEHVPGGSSGGSASAVAAGFVPLATASDTGGSIRQPASFCGLTGIKPTYGRVSRFGMIAYASSLDQAGTMGRSAKDCAYLLQPMVSYDVRDATSVKHDIPDYVQDIKDAEANAGDKPFAGLRIGVAKEYFTEGLDQEVEQTVRAALKQYEELGATIVEVNITNPDVTLATYYMLAPAEASSNLSRFDGVRFGYRCEDPKDLTDLYTRTRSEGFGAEVQRRILTGTYALSAGYFDAYYIKAQKVRRMIVEDFKKAFANCDVIASPTAPTAAYKLSDNLDPASMYLGDVYTIGVNLAGLPALSHPVGLTSKGLPVGLQLIGQYWQESKLLSTTHLFQLHTDHHLQHSAIAKETV
- the gatC gene encoding Asp-tRNA(Asn)/Glu-tRNA(Gln) amidotransferase subunit GatC, with the translated sequence MSSQSPDKTSIEHDQVSREEILEIATLARLGIDENTAGSYANDISKVLGLMKTLGSVDTTGVTALPNIHEVCQELRSDVAKHDIDRARNQSMAPAVEDGLYLVPQVIE
- the mreC gene encoding rod shape-determining protein MreC; the protein is MTPSIFTRQPLSLRKTAIVLIVAMVLMWFDSKNPEWFNPVRDTSHASMQPIYQSSLLPSYAKHWASGSLESKESLRRENVQLKSQLLHAQAKLQQQDYILAQNARLQGILSTTRPEQFDLNLAQVIGTDTNLLKQIVVINKGERDGVKVAQTVIDENGILGQVINVYPNTSRVLLISDEQQSVAVTVKRTGQRAIVTGVGLPTSLSLNYVFKTSDVRVGDTLISSGLGGRIPAGYRVGTIAHIEDTQADNFKTIEVTPAANFIDNAYVLVLQDKNDSAINQAND
- a CDS encoding rod shape-determining protein codes for the protein MNLFGFLSSNIAIDLGTANTLIFIPGKGVVLDEPTVVALRSNRTQNPTVAAVGIDAKQMLGRTPANITAIRPLKDGVIADFEVTQKMLKHFISKVKAKRFLAQPNVVVCVPCKSTLVERKAIREAVSSAGASKVLLLEEPMAAAIGAGMPVHEASGSMVVDIGGGTTEIAVIALSGCVYAESIRIGGDIFDEAIITHVRRTHGCVIGETTAERIKTEVGSALNEEEQLEVEVRGRSMAEGVPKTFTINSQEIQKALSDPLSGIVSAVKAALEQTPPELSSDIAERGIVLTGGGALLRDLDKLISRETGLPVTVAEDPLTCVSRGGGMALDFINNKSLNMIFV
- a CDS encoding DUF1853 family protein, encoding MFKLATQPLSNFVLDKDYAPWEVFRRPFVRDLAYVLACPNVLTQWIDFSPHQNTHPIAVHNSEFWTMQFEAYKSRLDELDATNAYQQLTRYLLSRPSPNRLGFHFEGLLSFWLEDGYARGLHPYETLASNIQLYNGKQTVGELDLILYNHTDKLTEHWELAIKFFIGSKPFAPTDWVGINSNDNLQRKMTYMQNKQFRAIWVDTKDHGRVKIDKRYGIIKGRFFLPMGMTDFTYPKWLATNFPMHQWCDINDNSSLAKLNLSHLRFAHYIEWFTKRDFYDGQHSLPTWPDDKQPRTGLYFENDCPIVIYPRQTAYDK
- the gatB gene encoding Asp-tRNA(Asn)/Glu-tRNA(Gln) amidotransferase subunit GatB; this encodes MMTTTTATNDSTQAIRKDLLIDGYEVVIGIEIHCQLNTESKIFSSAPTDFGHEPNTQANIVDLGLPGVLPVLNHGVVERALKFGIGVNAELGLFNTFDRKNYFYPDLPKGYQITQMANPIVGKGYIDVVVNEGEKNEYPKRMGITRAHLEEDAGKSVHDAVEGMTGVDLNRAGTPLVEIVSEPDMRSAAEALAYIKAIHQLVTWLGISDAIMAEGSFRCDCNVSVRQPGEELGTRTELKNLNSFRSIERAIAREIERQIDIVEDGGKVVQATMLYDADKDETRVMRTKEDANDYRYFPDPDLLPVRIEQHTVDEIKAAMPELPVARRARFEDELGLSEYDARILTGSRQIADYFEDVVNEVGKDNAKTAANWVMGDLLGALNKDDKEITDSPISAKQMAGLLARLFDDTLSGKLAKKVFRALYERAGGDSDDAADKIIKDKGLKQETDTGAIKAIVEEVIANNQAMVDEYKGGKEKAFNGLVGQVMKASRGSANPQQVNQILKELLG